From Pleurocapsa sp. PCC 7319:
CTGCATCTGGGGTTCATGACTAACAGGCGGATAAGGATACTCGTCTCTTTTCGGTTCCGTGGGGTCTTGACCCTTTTTACCATGAACGTTAAATAATTTTTCCGCTTGAGTGTAATAAGGGGCAAAATCTTGGTATTTTAGCTCCCAAGCTGGAGAAATTCCCCCTTTGTGTTCTACTTCGTCAAAATCTCGTTCTCGCATGAGTAATAATGCTGCACCATAAACCTTGGTATTACCGCCAACCCAATAGCAAGTTTGAGGATCAACAGTTTCTCCTTCTTGGTCGCACCACTGTTCTTCAGTATAGTAACGATGGTCTTGATAAACTTTTTCAGGACTCCAATTTTCCTTCTCTCTAGGTAAAAAGTCACCCCTTTCTAAAACCAAGATTTTTTTACCAGTTGGCGCCAGCTCATGAACTACAGTGCCGCCTCCAGCACCAGTACCAATCACAATCAGGTCGTAATGTTGATTCATATAAACTCTTGATCAAATACTTTTTCAAATAAACATTTCGTCTCAGCACGTTATGTGCGAGCAACTATTTGCTGATAACAAATCAACTTCGGGATTCAAATGTTAATCAGCCAGGCATTAATCGAAAATGCTCCAGGACCAAAAACTAATAGTACAACTAAGATCAGACTATAAATAAAAGCTTTTTCTTGACTGGGAGGTTCCCCTTTACCACTTGCTCCTTCGTATTCTCCTTGAGGAATAAGATAGGGATCGCTAGCAACAAAGGGTAATCCTTGAGTAATTTCTAAAACTAAAGCAAATAACATTGAACATAAGATCGCTAAACAAGCTAAAGGAGTCAAGAAACCACTAACCAGGCAAAAACCACCCAAAAACATCGATAGAGCTGATAAAAAGCAGAGATAAATTGGAAGTTTCAAGGCTTTTGACCACTGTTGTAAATGGGTGAGTTTAGGATAGCCGTGCAGAATAAACAAAATCCCTAAGCCAACACGCAAAGCTAGTAAGGTTATACCCTGAATTCCTACAGGAAAGGGTAAATAAAGCGATCGCCACAATTCTAAAATTGATTCTAAGATATTCAGCATTATTTAGTGAATTTACTGGCTTCAAGATTGATTTATTGATTTTAAATTAATCGCATATAAAGAACTTCCTGCGGTAATAAATAAACGTCTACCATCTTTTCCTCCAAATGTAA
This genomic window contains:
- a CDS encoding DoxX family protein, giving the protein MLNILESILELWRSLYLPFPVGIQGITLLALRVGLGILFILHGYPKLTHLQQWSKALKLPIYLCFLSALSMFLGGFCLVSGFLTPLACLAILCSMLFALVLEITQGLPFVASDPYLIPQGEYEGASGKGEPPSQEKAFIYSLILVVLLVFGPGAFSINAWLINI